A window of Saccopteryx leptura isolate mSacLep1 chromosome 5, mSacLep1_pri_phased_curated, whole genome shotgun sequence contains these coding sequences:
- the PXMP4 gene encoding peroxisomal membrane protein 4, translating to MAAPPQLRGLLLAVNALLRKRRYHAALAVLKGFRNGAVYGAKIRAPHALVMTFLFRNGSLREKLRAILHATYTHSSNLACFVFTYKGLCALQSYVQGETHQMHSFLAACIGGWLVFRDNNNINSQINMYLLSRVLFALCRLGVEKGYLPKPTWDPFPLFTALVWGLVLWLFEHHRPTLQPSLQSSMTYLYEDSNVWHDISDFLLYNKRRPAK from the exons ATGGCCGCCCCGCCGCAGCTGCGGGGTCTGCTTCTGGCTGTCAACGCACTGTTGCGCAAGCGCCGCTACCACGCTGCGCTGGCCGTGCTTAAAGGCTTCCGGAACGGGGCAGT CTATGGAGCCAAAATCCGGGCCCCTCACGCACTGGTCATGACCTTTCTCTTCCGGAACGGCAG CCTCCGCGAGAAGCTTCGAGCCATCCTGCATGCCACATACACCCACTCTTCTAACCTGGCCTGCTTTGTGTTCACCTACAAGGGGCTCTGTGCCCTGCAGTCCTACGTGCAGGGCGAGACCCACCAGATGCACTCATTCCTGGCTGCCTGCATCGGGGGCTGGCTGGTGTTTAGAGATAACAATAACATCAACAGTCAG atCAACATGTACCTGCTGTCGCGTGTCCTGTTCGCCCTGTGCCGCCTGGGCGTGGAGAAGGGCTACCTCCCCAAGCCCACGTGGGACCCGTTCCCGCTGTTCACCGCGCTCGTGTGGGGCCTGGTGCTGTGGCTCTTTGAGCACCACCGGCCCACGCTGCAGCCCTCGCTGCAGTCCTCCATGACCTACCTGTACGAGGACAGCAACGTGTGGCACGACATCTCAGACTTCCTCCTCTACAACAAGAGGCGTCCCGCGAAGTAA